From a single Glycine soja cultivar W05 chromosome 19, ASM419377v2, whole genome shotgun sequence genomic region:
- the LOC114399756 gene encoding BTB/POZ and MATH domain-containing protein 4-like, which yields MSRAMCNPAMVSRSVLGSQTSSKSVTETMSGSHEFVIKGYSLTKGMGIGKYIVSETFIVGGFQWAIYFFPDGRDPKDNAAYVSVFVALHSKTTNVRALFDLTLLDLCKKGEHKVHSHFSHSLTIGPYTLINHGSMWGYTRFFKRRHLETSNFLKDDCLKINCTIAVLVSSIDSSQLNTIQVPESDIGEHFGMLLEDEESFDVTFSVGGERFHAHKLVLAARSTMFETQFFNAMKKDDQEIVVIDMEPKVFKALLHFVYRDTLLEDEELFMLDSSFFPSLSESFIAKLLAAGEKYGLPRLMLMCESILCKDISVDSVAYIFALADRYCATHLKSICQKFSAENFDAVMHSDGFEYLKKNCPLLQSELLKTGVGCEKEFS from the exons ATGTCGCGTGCGATGTGCAACCCAGCAATGGTGAGTAGGAGTGTTCTAGGGTCCCAAACGAGTTCAAAATCGGTGACAGAGACAATGAGTGGTTCCCACGAGTTTGTGATCAAGGGTTACTCACTAACGAAAGGAATGGGCATTGGGAAATACATCGTGAGTGAGACTTTCATAGTGGGAGGGTTCCAATGGGCCATATACTTTTTCCCTGATGGTAGGGACCCCAAAGATAATGCCGCTTATGTCTCTGTCTTTGTTGCACTCCATTCCAAGACCACCAACGTTCGTGCGTTGTTCGATCTCACTTTGCTCGACCTATGCAAGAAAGGAGAGCACAAGGTTCATAGCCACTTCAGTCACTCCCTCACGATTGGGCCTTACACTCTCATAAACCATGGCAGCATGTG GGGCTATACGCGGTTTTTCAAACGGAGACACCTTGAGACGTCAAATTTTCTCAAGGATGATTGCTTGAAGATAAATTGCACTATTGCGGTTTTAGTGTCGTCCATAGATTCTTCTCAGTTAAACACAATACAGGTTCCTGAATCTGATATTGGTGAACATTTTGGGATGTTGTTAGAGGATGAGGAATCATTTGATGTTACTTTCTCGGTTGGTGGAGAAAGGTTTCATGCTCATAAGCTTGTTTTGGCAGCTCGATCAACCATGTTTGaaactcaattttttaatgCTATGAAGAAGGATGATCAGGAGATAGTTGTTATTGACATGGAACCTAAGGTTTTCAAG GCTTTACTTCATTTTGTTTATAGAGACACTCTTTTGGAAGATGAAGAGCTCTTTATGTTGGATTCGTCATTCTTTCCTTCGTTGTCTGAATCATTTATAGCAAAGTTGTTAGCTGCTGGAGAAAAGTATGGTTTGCCAAGACTAATGTTGATGTGTGAATCTATACTTTGTAAAGACATATCTGTAGATTCTGTTGCCTATATTTTTGCTCTTGCTGATCGTTATTGTGCTACCCACTTGAAGTCCATCTGTCAAAAATTTTCTGCTGAAAACTTTGATG CCGTGATGCATTCTGATGGTTTTGAGTATCTTAAGAAAAATTGCCCATTACTGCAATCAGAACTGCTAAAGACTGGAGTAGGATGCG